Proteins encoded by one window of Fusobacteriaceae bacterium:
- a CDS encoding ATP-dependent helicase, which translates to MRKLSEIVSFFIPKKSKKIKESEKNNGSSTARGRRDDKSIAIRRAIGELEKREVRSYDRELLCGRRIDYERLLNAEQKRALTALSGKYLVIAGAGSGKTRTVVYRTALLLETGVDPGSILMITFTRKAAAEMRERLAELCGSACGDVAISTFHAFCLRHIMTYKSWFGYENLQIFEDKGVEDLLTKLAAVHHVKRVRGLPFPQARRLRELFSREALKGIPLEEQLTERERPYADEILAVRRAFGAWKKEKGCLEFDDLLRVFTEGLARNHKFRELIRERYRHVVVDEYQDSNADQRKLLRELVGESGNLMVVGDDWQSIYGFRGADFTNILRFSEDFPDARLIRLATNYRSTDEIISFCNRIAARFALGYRKVIRGTGKTHKKPQILSFATKEQEAAYITEKIRELKAQGVSPGEIAILYRNRYAALHIRKALKEAGLPFAVREAGEDASLPDKAETAEKPVGETRERVALFTVHSSKGLEWDYVFLPVLLDGVFPASRDAEGLEEEKRLYYVACSRARKMLWLTRPDYFYEKTGFFDKPSRFLDYGGFRGHDGS; encoded by the coding sequence ATGCGCAAATTGTCGGAAATTGTTTCATTTTTTATACCCAAAAAGAGTAAAAAAATCAAAGAAAGCGAAAAAAACAATGGATCATCGACCGCAAGGGGACGCCGGGACGACAAAAGCATAGCGATCCGGCGCGCCATCGGGGAACTGGAAAAGCGGGAGGTCCGAAGTTATGACCGGGAGCTTTTGTGCGGACGCCGCATCGATTATGAGCGTCTGCTGAACGCCGAGCAGAAAAGGGCGCTTACGGCGCTTTCGGGGAAATATCTCGTGATCGCGGGGGCGGGCTCGGGCAAGACCCGGACCGTCGTCTACCGGACGGCGCTCTTGCTCGAGACGGGCGTCGATCCCGGGAGCATTCTCATGATCACCTTCACGCGAAAGGCCGCCGCGGAAATGCGGGAGCGCCTCGCGGAGCTTTGCGGAAGCGCCTGCGGGGATGTGGCCATATCAACGTTCCACGCCTTTTGTCTCCGCCATATCATGACCTATAAGAGCTGGTTCGGTTACGAAAATTTACAGATTTTTGAAGATAAAGGGGTCGAGGACCTCTTAACAAAGCTCGCCGCCGTCCATCACGTCAAGCGCGTAAGGGGGCTTCCCTTTCCCCAGGCCCGCCGCCTGCGGGAGTTATTTTCCCGGGAGGCCCTGAAGGGCATCCCCCTGGAGGAACAACTGACTGAGCGGGAACGGCCCTATGCCGACGAGATCCTGGCCGTCCGCCGGGCCTTCGGGGCCTGGAAAAAAGAAAAGGGCTGTCTGGAGTTTGACGACCTGCTGCGGGTCTTTACCGAAGGGCTCGCCCGCAATCACAAGTTTCGGGAGCTGATTCGGGAACGCTACCGACATGTGGTCGTCGACGAATATCAGGACAGCAACGCCGACCAGCGAAAACTCCTGCGGGAGCTAGTCGGGGAGAGCGGAAACCTCATGGTCGTAGGCGACGACTGGCAGAGCATCTACGGCTTCCGGGGGGCGGATTTCACCAATATTTTACGTTTTTCGGAAGATTTTCCCGACGCGAGACTGATCAGGCTCGCCACAAATTATCGCAGCACCGACGAAATAATCTCCTTTTGCAACCGGATCGCCGCCCGTTTCGCTCTCGGTTACCGGAAGGTGATCCGGGGCACGGGAAAAACCCACAAAAAGCCCCAGATCCTTTCCTTCGCGACGAAAGAACAGGAGGCCGCCTATATTACGGAAAAAATCCGGGAATTGAAAGCGCAGGGGGTTTCCCCCGGAGAGATCGCGATCCTCTACCGGAACCGCTACGCGGCGCTCCATATCCGAAAGGCCCTCAAAGAAGCAGGCCTCCCTTTCGCTGTCCGGGAGGCCGGGGAGGACGCCTCCCTTCCCGATAAGGCGGAAACAGCCGAAAAACCAGTCGGGGAGACTCGGGAGCGCGTCGCCCTCTTTACGGTCCACAGCAGCAAGGGCCTCGAGTGGGACTATGTCTTTCTGCCGGTCCTTCTGGACGGGGTCTTTCCCGCGAGTCGCGACGCCGAAGGCCTTGAGGAGGAAAAACGGCTTTATTATGTGGCGTGCAGCCGGGCCCGGAAGATGCTCTGGCTCACGCGACCCGATTATTTTTATGAAAAGACCGGCTTTTTCGATAAACCATCCCGTTTTTTGGATTATGGTGGATTTCGTGGTCATGACGGTTCTTGA
- a CDS encoding extracellular solute-binding protein yields the protein MKKLWKTCVVVLLTISLLSCGGKNEPKELTVYSTLLEEEITLFLEGFHKDYPEIKVNFIRDSSGVMAAKFEAEKENPAADVLWAVPTAGFLNHQERFLPYDYKTGHIDAKFVDQKSEKPRWVGLSAWMSALTFNNVIGAEKSLPLPKSYADLLDPAYKGEIIMPDPASSGTGYLAVSAWIQLMGEQAAWAFMDGLHKNIRMYVHSGGAPTRMAAQGETAIGIGVEYESIYAERRGAPVTTVFPVEGLGWEMEIIAIVKKDKIKEEAKLLADWALSERAMEYYAKVRGFVTDDRVQGAVEGYPADIRQKMIDNDLFWATENRDRILTEWKKRYGTGE from the coding sequence ATGAAAAAACTATGGAAAACTTGCGTTGTGGTACTGTTGACGATATCCCTTTTGTCCTGCGGCGGAAAGAACGAACCGAAAGAACTGACCGTGTATTCGACTTTGCTGGAAGAGGAAATTACTCTGTTTTTGGAAGGCTTCCACAAAGATTACCCCGAGATTAAAGTCAATTTCATCCGAGATTCCAGCGGAGTCATGGCGGCCAAATTTGAGGCCGAGAAGGAAAACCCCGCGGCGGACGTGCTCTGGGCCGTGCCTACGGCCGGATTTTTGAATCACCAGGAGCGCTTTCTGCCCTACGACTACAAGACCGGCCATATCGACGCCAAATTCGTCGATCAGAAAAGCGAAAAACCCAGATGGGTGGGGCTCTCGGCCTGGATGAGCGCGCTTACGTTCAATAACGTTATCGGCGCGGAAAAATCCCTGCCGCTTCCCAAAAGTTACGCGGATCTGCTGGATCCCGCCTACAAGGGCGAGATCATCATGCCCGATCCGGCCTCGTCGGGGACGGGCTATCTGGCCGTTTCCGCGTGGATCCAGCTCATGGGCGAGCAAGCGGCCTGGGCCTTTATGGACGGCCTGCACAAAAACATCCGGATGTATGTCCATTCGGGCGGAGCGCCTACGCGCATGGCCGCCCAGGGCGAGACCGCCATCGGCATCGGCGTCGAGTATGAGAGCATTTACGCCGAACGGCGGGGGGCGCCTGTGACCACGGTCTTTCCGGTGGAAGGCCTCGGCTGGGAAATGGAAATCATCGCCATTGTCAAAAAAGACAAAATCAAAGAGGAGGCGAAACTGCTTGCCGATTGGGCTCTGTCGGAGCGCGCCATGGAATACTACGCCAAAGTGCGCGGCTTCGTGACCGACGACAGGGTTCAGGGCGCCGTCGAGGGATATCCCGCCGATATCCGCCAGAAGATGATCGACAACGATCTCTTTTGGGCGACGGAAAACCGCGACCGGATCCTGACCGAGTGGAAAAAGCGCTACGGGACGGGGGAATAA